A region from the Kribbella shirazensis genome encodes:
- a CDS encoding carbohydrate ABC transporter permease, with translation MTLLLEKPVRSAAPDQRPPYWTMRRRDTLAGWLMVAPQLAGIVAFVLVPLGLVVWYSVHEWNVLGGTFEFVGGDNYAALADDQRLGPVLKATGLFSVGLVVLNLSLALFLAVLLNQKLRGTVVFRTLFFSPVVVTLVAWTIVWGFLLQDNGGVNAFLDLFGIDGPNWLRSGGTAMISVIVVQLFKNVGLNMVLFLAALQGVPAELYEAAKIDGASAWARFRRVTVPLISPTILLTMILTIVGSLQVFAQIAVLTQGGPGTSTTVLVYYLYQQAFQFHHFGYGATLSLLLFVIVLVLTVVQWRMRRRWVFHEA, from the coding sequence ATGACCTTGCTCCTGGAGAAGCCGGTCCGGTCGGCGGCGCCTGACCAGCGTCCGCCGTACTGGACGATGCGGCGGCGCGACACGTTGGCCGGTTGGCTGATGGTCGCGCCGCAGCTGGCCGGTATCGTCGCCTTCGTCCTGGTCCCGCTCGGGCTCGTGGTCTGGTACAGCGTGCACGAGTGGAACGTGCTGGGCGGGACGTTCGAGTTCGTCGGCGGCGACAACTACGCCGCGCTCGCCGACGACCAGCGACTCGGTCCGGTGCTCAAGGCAACGGGTCTGTTCTCGGTCGGCCTGGTCGTGCTGAACCTCAGCCTGGCGTTGTTCCTGGCCGTGCTGCTCAACCAGAAGCTGCGCGGCACAGTGGTCTTCCGGACACTGTTCTTCTCGCCCGTCGTGGTGACGCTCGTCGCGTGGACGATTGTCTGGGGTTTCCTGCTGCAGGACAACGGTGGAGTGAACGCTTTCCTGGACCTGTTCGGGATCGACGGCCCGAACTGGCTGCGCTCCGGCGGTACGGCGATGATCTCGGTGATCGTGGTGCAGCTGTTCAAGAACGTCGGCCTCAACATGGTGCTGTTCCTGGCCGCGCTGCAGGGCGTCCCGGCGGAGCTGTACGAGGCCGCGAAGATCGACGGCGCGTCCGCGTGGGCGCGGTTCCGGCGGGTGACCGTTCCGTTGATCAGTCCGACGATCCTGCTCACGATGATCCTGACCATCGTCGGGTCGCTGCAGGTCTTCGCGCAGATCGCCGTACTGACCCAGGGTGGGCCGGGGACGTCGACGACCGTGCTCGTCTACTACCTGTACCAGCAGGCGTTCCAGTTCCATCACTTCGGGTACGGCGCGACGCTCTCGCTGCTGTTGTTCGTCATCGTGCTCGTGCTGACCGTCGTGCAGTGGCGGATGCGGCGGAGATGGGTGTTCCATGAGGCTTAA
- a CDS encoding LacI family DNA-binding transcriptional regulator gives MPDKATTRLTQRDIARLAKVSQTTVSLVLNNRSDATARIPAETRDRVLKVIRETGYQADPLARRMTQQRNQILGVFTYESVFPSASADFYHPFLAGIEDRAERLGWDLLLFTSAPVTEGRRRIFHENNRLRIADGCLLLGRQIPTEELARLITEEYPFVSVGRRDDAGGAPVPYVGADYTSATHTVVQRAQELGHRRIAFVGLGVGAESSADRLRGFRTAAGPRAPHVPTTDRAPGDVLDELLDRRITTAFVEERADAIALYAAAAERGVDVPGELSVIALGDSTRPVASDLDFSGFHVPRRAMGLRAVELLEAILSGANPEQQVLLPCELTDGITLTPPKGA, from the coding sequence ATGCCGGACAAGGCGACCACCCGACTCACCCAGCGCGACATCGCGCGGCTGGCCAAGGTCAGCCAGACCACGGTGTCGCTGGTGCTGAACAACCGCAGCGACGCCACCGCGCGGATCCCGGCCGAGACCCGCGACCGGGTCCTCAAGGTGATCCGCGAGACCGGCTACCAGGCCGATCCGCTGGCGCGGCGGATGACGCAGCAGCGCAACCAGATCCTCGGGGTGTTCACCTACGAGTCGGTGTTCCCGAGCGCGAGCGCAGACTTCTACCACCCGTTCCTGGCCGGTATCGAGGATCGCGCCGAGCGGCTCGGCTGGGACCTGCTGCTGTTCACCAGCGCGCCGGTGACCGAGGGCCGCCGGCGGATCTTCCACGAGAACAACCGCCTCCGGATCGCGGACGGTTGCCTGTTGCTCGGTCGTCAGATCCCCACCGAGGAGCTGGCCCGGCTGATCACCGAGGAGTACCCGTTCGTCTCGGTCGGTCGCCGCGACGACGCCGGCGGCGCCCCGGTCCCGTACGTCGGCGCCGACTACACCAGCGCCACGCACACCGTCGTGCAGCGCGCGCAGGAGCTCGGGCACCGGCGGATCGCGTTCGTCGGGCTCGGCGTCGGCGCCGAGTCGTCGGCCGACCGCCTGCGGGGGTTCCGGACCGCCGCCGGTCCGCGCGCACCCCATGTGCCGACCACCGACCGGGCGCCGGGCGACGTGCTCGACGAGTTGCTGGACCGCCGGATCACGACGGCGTTCGTCGAGGAGCGGGCCGACGCGATCGCGCTGTATGCGGCGGCCGCCGAGCGCGGTGTCGACGTCCCCGGCGAGTTGTCCGTGATCGCCCTCGGTGACTCGACCCGGCCGGTGGCCAGCGACCTCGACTTCAGCGGATTCCACGTTCCGCGGCGCGCGATGGGGCTGCGCGCGGTCGAGCTGCTCGAGGCGATCCTCAGCGGCGCCAACCCCGAGCAGCAGGTGCTGCTCCCCTGCGAACTGACCGACGGAATCACTCTCACTCCACCCAAAGGTGCCTGA
- a CDS encoding dihydrofolate reductase family protein, with amino-acid sequence MSFHAAAFIATSLDGYIARSDGSIDWLTSRAEQAGETGYDEFLASVDTVVLGRNTYELAAGFDRWPYDGKQVEVLSTTLDPEADERILVHRTLDALVETLTDRGAQRIYADGAATIQTFLNAGLLNELTITTAPVLIGTGIPLFGPVPSDISLTHNATRTLKAGFIQSDYTVNR; translated from the coding sequence GTGAGCTTTCATGCGGCCGCGTTCATCGCCACCAGCCTCGACGGATATATCGCCCGGTCCGACGGTTCCATCGACTGGCTGACCAGCCGGGCCGAGCAGGCCGGTGAGACCGGGTACGACGAGTTCCTGGCGTCGGTGGACACCGTCGTACTGGGCCGGAACACCTACGAGTTGGCGGCCGGCTTCGACCGCTGGCCGTACGACGGCAAGCAGGTCGAGGTCCTGAGCACCACGCTGGACCCCGAGGCCGACGAGCGCATCCTCGTGCACCGCACCCTGGACGCCCTCGTCGAAACGCTGACCGATCGCGGCGCCCAGCGCATCTACGCCGACGGCGCCGCCACCATCCAGACCTTCCTGAACGCCGGCCTCCTCAACGAACTCACCATCACCACAGCCCCGGTCCTCATCGGCACCGGCATCCCGCTCTTCGGCCCGGTGCCGTCCGACATCAGCCTCACCCACAACGCCACCCGCACTCTGAAGGCGGGCTTCATCCAGTCGGACTACACGGTCAACCGCTGA
- a CDS encoding nuclear transport factor 2 family protein: MDALRAAGERGDADAIAELLAPEVVFHSPLTSRLTFEGRDEVVALHRDIFAVLEDVRTSEPLESGDTYAFSFHARVRGVELEAMNLARCDDQGRIVELTVFIRPLPSLATLFATLPPRVSARRRGPVVGGLVACLAAPLAFAFRTADRLAPRFL; the protein is encoded by the coding sequence GTGGATGCGTTGCGTGCTGCTGGTGAGCGGGGAGATGCGGATGCGATTGCGGAGTTGCTGGCGCCGGAGGTTGTCTTCCACTCGCCGTTGACCTCGCGACTCACGTTCGAGGGCAGGGACGAGGTCGTGGCGTTGCATCGGGACATCTTCGCTGTGCTCGAGGATGTCCGGACCAGTGAGCCGTTGGAAAGCGGTGACACCTACGCGTTCTCGTTTCACGCACGCGTTCGGGGCGTCGAGCTCGAGGCGATGAACCTCGCACGCTGCGATGACCAAGGCAGGATCGTCGAGCTGACGGTGTTCATTCGCCCGTTGCCGAGCCTGGCCACTCTGTTCGCGACGCTGCCGCCGCGGGTGTCTGCGCGGCGGCGCGGGCCGGTTGTCGGTGGTCTTGTTGCCTGTCTGGCCGCACCGCTGGCGTTTGCTTTTCGTACGGCGGACCGCCTGGCCCCGCGCTTCCTCTAG
- a CDS encoding ABC transporter substrate-binding protein, with the protein MKLRSLTAAGLAAALLAVAGCGGDPDSGSGAASGPIDLRMTIWSANAKHLALFDQIAADYKKDHPEIGKITFEPIPFDSYSTTLTTQIGGGNVPDLAWIFESNAPDFVSSGALEPIDKDADLLPSTTTNWEKDGKLYAYPFSTSPLGVFVNTDLVKAAGRPSPAQQIAAGTWTWEEAAKTAAAVQAKGKGGLVVGDFDYKGWDTLNAIWAGWGARPWSEDGKSCQFDQPAMVDAMTFVHKLIFTDKGMPGPGVTKDFFAGESSMILTQISRAALLEKAKFKWDLVPLPKGPQGEYSVVGQAGIGVFKRGKHADAAKQFLAYFSNAENSAKLAQFFPPPRKSQLNTATLAKANPLLKPAQLDSVVVKGIENGTIKPSHTGYAEVQQTVRAALDPLWKPDADVKAVLSGVCSKINPLLAK; encoded by the coding sequence ATGAAACTCCGTTCCCTGACCGCGGCCGGACTGGCCGCAGCCCTGCTGGCGGTGGCCGGCTGTGGCGGCGACCCGGACTCCGGTTCCGGGGCCGCCAGCGGCCCGATCGACCTGCGGATGACGATCTGGAGCGCGAACGCGAAGCATCTGGCGTTGTTCGACCAGATCGCCGCGGACTACAAGAAGGACCATCCCGAGATCGGGAAGATCACCTTCGAGCCGATCCCGTTCGACAGCTACTCGACCACGCTGACCACCCAGATCGGCGGCGGCAACGTCCCGGACCTGGCTTGGATCTTCGAGAGCAACGCGCCCGACTTCGTCAGCTCGGGCGCCCTCGAGCCGATCGACAAGGACGCGGACCTGCTGCCGAGTACGACGACCAACTGGGAGAAGGACGGCAAGCTGTACGCGTACCCGTTCTCCACCTCGCCGCTGGGGGTGTTCGTGAACACCGACCTGGTGAAAGCGGCGGGCCGACCGTCCCCGGCGCAGCAGATCGCGGCGGGCACGTGGACCTGGGAGGAGGCCGCGAAGACCGCTGCCGCCGTACAGGCCAAGGGCAAGGGCGGACTCGTGGTCGGCGACTTCGACTACAAGGGCTGGGACACGCTGAACGCGATCTGGGCCGGCTGGGGCGCGCGTCCGTGGAGCGAGGACGGGAAGAGCTGTCAGTTCGACCAGCCGGCGATGGTGGACGCGATGACGTTCGTCCACAAGCTGATCTTCACCGACAAGGGCATGCCGGGCCCGGGCGTGACGAAGGACTTCTTCGCCGGTGAGTCGTCGATGATCCTGACGCAGATCAGTCGCGCGGCCCTGCTCGAGAAGGCCAAGTTCAAGTGGGACCTGGTGCCGCTTCCGAAGGGACCGCAGGGCGAGTACTCCGTGGTCGGGCAGGCCGGGATCGGCGTCTTCAAGCGCGGTAAGCACGCGGACGCGGCGAAGCAGTTCCTCGCCTACTTCAGCAATGCGGAGAACTCGGCCAAGCTCGCGCAGTTCTTCCCGCCGCCGCGCAAGTCGCAGCTCAACACGGCCACGCTGGCCAAGGCCAACCCGCTGCTCAAGCCCGCACAGCTGGACAGCGTCGTGGTCAAGGGCATCGAGAACGGCACCATCAAGCCCAGCCACACCGGGTACGCCGAAGTACAGCAGACCGTCCGCGCCGCGCTCGACCCGCTGTGGAAGCCGGACGCGGACGTGAAGGCCGTACTGTCCGGCGTCTGCTCGAAGATCAACCCACTGCTGGCGAAATGA
- a CDS encoding carbohydrate ABC transporter permease, whose amino-acid sequence MRLKLVIYGVLLVCCVPFVFPIWWMATTSLKPVSEIFAFPPTLLPGSPTMDAYRQVFELQPFGRQYVNSLYIALVVTLGTLAVSALAGYAFARIRFRGAGIVFVIVLSGLLVPVEVTIIPLYKMFDAFGLVDTHWPLILIPMLGAPSVLATFIMRQFFITLPAELEEAGRVDGLGRFGLFWRVCLPLARPAIGAVSIFTFLHSWNLYLEPIVFLSSKQKFTIPQALTQYVDAYGGPMWNTQLAAATLSALPVLIIFVLAQRQFVEGLAQTGLKG is encoded by the coding sequence ATGAGGCTTAAGTTGGTCATCTACGGCGTACTACTGGTGTGCTGTGTGCCGTTCGTGTTCCCGATCTGGTGGATGGCGACGACGTCGCTCAAGCCGGTGTCCGAGATCTTCGCGTTCCCGCCGACGTTGCTGCCGGGGTCGCCGACGATGGACGCCTACCGGCAGGTGTTCGAGCTGCAGCCGTTCGGGCGGCAGTACGTGAACAGCCTGTACATCGCGCTCGTGGTGACCCTCGGGACGCTGGCGGTGTCGGCGCTCGCCGGGTACGCGTTCGCGCGGATCAGGTTCCGCGGGGCGGGAATCGTGTTCGTGATCGTGCTGAGCGGGCTGCTGGTGCCCGTCGAGGTCACGATCATCCCGCTGTACAAGATGTTCGACGCGTTCGGGCTGGTGGACACGCACTGGCCGCTGATCCTGATCCCGATGCTGGGCGCGCCGAGCGTGCTGGCGACGTTCATCATGCGGCAGTTCTTCATCACGCTGCCCGCCGAACTGGAGGAGGCCGGCCGGGTGGACGGCCTGGGCCGTTTCGGCCTGTTCTGGCGGGTCTGCCTGCCGCTGGCACGACCGGCGATCGGCGCGGTGTCGATCTTCACCTTCCTGCACAGCTGGAACCTCTACCTCGAGCCCATCGTCTTCCTGTCCTCGAAGCAGAAGTTCACGATCCCGCAAGCCCTGACCCAGTACGTCGACGCGTACGGCGGCCCGATGTGGAACACCCAACTCGCCGCCGCCACCCTGTCCGCCCTCCCCGTCCTCATCATCTTCGTCCTGGCCCAACGGCAGTTCGTCGAAGGCCTCGCCCAGACCGGTTTGAAGGGTTGA
- the hemB gene encoding porphobilinogen synthase, giving the protein MPGFPEVRPRRLRSSAAVRRLVAETTLEPRQLILPMFVREDAREPIPIRSMPGVVQHTRDTARKAVAEAAQLGLGGVMLFGVPAAKDEVGSGALDPSGILNVAIRDAVSEAGDALLVMSDLCLDEFTSHGHCGVLDSAGRVDNDATLKIYAEMGVAQATAGAHVVGPSGMMDGQVGAVRTALDAAGFIDTVILAYAVKYASAFFGPFREAVDSSLTGDRKTYQQDNANARDAIREVDLDIAEGADIVMVKPALAYLDIIRQVRDHVNVPVAAYNISGEYAMVEAAAANGWIDREAAILETLTSIRRAGADTILTYWATEAAQLVR; this is encoded by the coding sequence ATGCCTGGATTCCCGGAAGTGAGGCCGCGCCGGCTGCGGTCGTCGGCGGCGGTGCGCAGGCTGGTCGCGGAGACCACGCTCGAGCCGCGGCAGCTGATCCTGCCGATGTTCGTCCGGGAGGACGCGCGCGAGCCGATCCCGATCCGGTCGATGCCCGGTGTCGTGCAGCACACCCGGGACACGGCGCGGAAGGCGGTCGCGGAGGCGGCGCAGCTCGGGCTCGGCGGGGTGATGCTGTTCGGCGTACCCGCCGCGAAGGACGAGGTCGGCTCCGGTGCGCTCGACCCGTCCGGGATTCTGAATGTGGCGATCCGGGACGCGGTCTCCGAGGCGGGCGACGCGCTGCTGGTGATGTCGGACCTGTGCCTGGACGAGTTCACCTCGCACGGGCACTGCGGCGTACTGGACTCCGCGGGGCGCGTGGACAACGACGCGACGCTGAAGATCTACGCGGAGATGGGCGTCGCGCAGGCCACCGCCGGCGCGCATGTCGTCGGTCCGTCCGGGATGATGGACGGTCAGGTCGGCGCGGTCCGTACGGCGCTGGACGCCGCCGGATTCATCGACACGGTGATCCTCGCGTACGCCGTGAAGTACGCGTCGGCGTTCTTCGGCCCGTTCCGCGAGGCGGTCGACTCGTCCCTGACCGGTGACCGCAAGACGTACCAGCAGGACAACGCGAACGCCCGCGACGCGATCCGCGAGGTCGACCTCGACATCGCCGAGGGCGCGGACATCGTGATGGTGAAGCCGGCACTGGCGTACCTGGACATCATCCGCCAGGTCCGCGACCACGTGAACGTACCCGTCGCGGCGTACAACATCTCCGGCGAGTACGCGATGGTCGAGGCCGCCGCCGCCAACGGCTGGATCGACCGCGAAGCCGCGATCCTGGAAACCCTCACGTCGATCCGCCGAGCCGGCGCCGACACGATCCTCACCTACTGGGCGACCGAAGCCGCCCAGCTCGTCCGGTAG
- a CDS encoding FAD-dependent oxidoreductase: MHTDVLVIGGGLGGVAAALAALRAGRSVILTEEFDWLGGQLTSQAVPPDEHSWVEQFGVTASYRALREGIRDYYRRNYPLTVASRAAAQLNPGAGYVSKLCHEPRVAVAVLEEMLAPYRASRRLLVLQPYRPVAAETDGDRVTAVTVQHRDTEEQVTLTAPYILDATETGELLPLTGTEYVTGFESQAETGEPSAPAEAQPLNMQAVSYCFAVDHVDGDQVGDKPANYAFWRNYEPSFWGDRLLSWTAPNPRTLESSHRTFTPNPDDDPLAVVADQRRTGGDMNLWTFRRIAARRHFVPGTYESDICLVNWPMIDYFEGPVIDVPDAARHLAAAKELSQAVLYWLQTEAPRPDGGTGFRGLRLRGDVVGSADGLAQAPYIRESRRIKAEYTIVEQDLSVAVRGDRGAVAYDDSVGIGMYRIDLHPSTGGDNYIDVASSPFRIPLGALIPQRVENLLPASKNLGTTHITNGCYRLHPVEWNIGEAAGLLAAFCLDRGADPRAVRATPALLGEFQDHLVAQGIELAWPDVSGY; this comes from the coding sequence ATGCATACCGATGTACTTGTGATCGGCGGCGGACTCGGCGGCGTCGCGGCGGCTCTCGCCGCGCTCCGTGCCGGTCGCTCCGTGATCCTGACCGAGGAGTTCGACTGGCTGGGCGGTCAGCTGACCAGCCAGGCCGTCCCGCCGGACGAGCACTCGTGGGTCGAGCAGTTCGGCGTCACGGCGTCGTACCGCGCGTTGCGGGAAGGGATCCGCGACTACTACCGCCGGAACTATCCGCTGACCGTGGCGTCACGGGCTGCCGCTCAGCTCAATCCCGGTGCCGGGTACGTGTCGAAGCTCTGTCACGAGCCGCGCGTGGCGGTCGCCGTCCTGGAGGAGATGCTCGCGCCGTACCGCGCCAGTCGGCGGCTGCTCGTCCTGCAGCCCTATCGGCCCGTCGCCGCGGAGACCGACGGTGACCGGGTCACAGCGGTCACCGTGCAGCATCGCGACACCGAAGAGCAGGTCACGCTCACGGCGCCGTACATCCTGGACGCGACTGAGACCGGCGAGTTGCTGCCGCTGACCGGGACGGAGTACGTCACCGGCTTCGAGTCACAGGCCGAGACCGGTGAGCCGAGCGCTCCGGCGGAGGCACAGCCGCTGAACATGCAGGCGGTGTCGTACTGCTTCGCCGTCGATCACGTGGACGGCGATCAGGTCGGCGACAAGCCGGCCAACTACGCCTTCTGGCGGAACTACGAGCCGTCCTTCTGGGGCGACCGGCTGCTGTCCTGGACCGCGCCGAACCCGCGGACCCTGGAGAGCTCGCACCGGACGTTCACCCCGAACCCGGACGACGACCCGCTCGCGGTCGTCGCGGACCAGCGGCGCACCGGCGGCGACATGAACCTGTGGACGTTCCGCCGGATCGCGGCCCGCCGCCACTTCGTTCCCGGTACGTACGAGAGCGACATCTGCCTGGTGAACTGGCCGATGATCGACTACTTCGAGGGTCCGGTCATCGACGTACCGGACGCGGCGAGGCATCTCGCGGCGGCCAAGGAGCTGTCCCAGGCGGTGCTGTACTGGCTGCAGACCGAGGCGCCCCGGCCCGACGGCGGTACCGGCTTCCGCGGCCTGCGGCTGCGGGGCGACGTGGTCGGTTCCGCGGACGGCCTGGCGCAGGCGCCGTACATCCGGGAGTCGCGGCGGATCAAGGCGGAGTACACGATCGTCGAACAGGACCTGTCGGTGGCGGTCCGCGGCGACCGGGGCGCGGTCGCGTACGACGACAGCGTCGGCATCGGCATGTACCGGATCGACCTGCATCCGTCGACCGGTGGGGACAACTACATCGACGTGGCGAGCAGCCCGTTCCGGATCCCGCTCGGGGCGCTGATCCCGCAACGGGTGGAGAACCTGCTGCCCGCGAGCAAGAACCTCGGCACCACGCACATCACCAACGGCTGCTACCGGTTGCACCCGGTCGAGTGGAACATCGGCGAGGCCGCGGGCCTGCTCGCCGCGTTCTGCCTGGACCGTGGCGCCGATCCGCGCGCGGTCCGCGCCACCCCTGCCCTGCTCGGCGAGTTCCAGGACCATCTGGTTGCCCAGGGCATCGAACTCGCCTGGCCGGACGTCTCCGGCTACTGA